A genomic region of Bacillus solimangrovi contains the following coding sequences:
- a CDS encoding peptidoglycan D,D-transpeptidase FtsI family protein, translating into MKPKLRIHHTAIFVMVGLIILVSRLAYIQLFATESFSKHHVNLIEESVQQRTQGIVLDNGRGRFVDRNGDPLYNDYYPSLILFPFLKQMEWPVDEVARIIGTRKSYLEETVQLAEGPVVLGGDQPLRLSETQMNELNDLKVPGIIATYYETDNNSISAEHFIGIVRENEELLKERYEEKLEKGYISTRTPIGITGLQRAFDEFLVQEGEAKLLYHVDNQGQPLFGLNVKYTAPSNPFYPLVINTTLEKKVQDEAERLIDESGLKKGGLVLLDIQSRDVLAMVSRPHMDMGNPFQNDGGKNYMILPQVPGSIFKIVTATAAIENVDLRGRRFNCDLNLYGDKPASRLLGQLDFVDSFAQSCNNTFAELANEMISVNDNIIDEYAEKLGLTTPVGWNGEVFHYRSFSHFPEEVASIIWKDERDKGAERAIAQTAIGQKEVRISPLAVANMVATIADDGRVKQVRGVDKIIYKNGAVLFEFPKQTLADEKLSPYTISKLQQLLREVVESGTGKVFRTLPYTVAGKSGTAEIGSTGYENKWFVGYFPVERPRYALVVVNMQVNSWETQTNDVFADMVKIIHNLNNDL; encoded by the coding sequence ATGAAGCCAAAATTAAGGATCCACCACACAGCAATTTTTGTAATGGTCGGATTAATTATATTAGTTTCTAGATTAGCATATATTCAATTGTTCGCAACAGAGTCATTTTCAAAACATCATGTAAATCTCATTGAAGAAAGTGTTCAACAACGAACGCAAGGGATTGTTTTGGATAATGGTAGAGGACGATTTGTAGACCGTAATGGGGACCCGTTATACAACGATTATTATCCTAGCTTAATATTATTTCCGTTCCTGAAACAGATGGAATGGCCAGTTGATGAGGTGGCTCGCATTATAGGAACGAGGAAATCTTATCTTGAGGAAACGGTACAACTTGCGGAGGGCCCTGTCGTTTTAGGTGGAGATCAGCCCTTAAGGTTATCAGAAACACAGATGAATGAGTTGAATGACTTAAAGGTTCCAGGTATCATTGCTACTTACTATGAAACAGATAATAATTCCATATCAGCTGAGCATTTTATAGGCATAGTTAGGGAAAATGAAGAGTTATTAAAAGAACGCTATGAAGAAAAGTTAGAAAAAGGATACATCTCAACACGTACACCAATTGGCATAACTGGATTACAGCGAGCCTTCGATGAATTTCTCGTGCAAGAAGGCGAGGCCAAGCTTCTATATCATGTCGACAATCAAGGTCAACCACTCTTTGGATTGAATGTGAAATATACAGCACCTTCAAACCCATTTTATCCACTTGTAATAAATACAACATTAGAAAAAAAAGTACAAGACGAAGCGGAACGATTAATTGACGAATCTGGATTAAAAAAAGGCGGATTAGTGTTACTTGATATTCAGAGTCGCGATGTGTTAGCTATGGTGAGTAGACCACACATGGATATGGGTAATCCGTTTCAAAATGATGGTGGTAAAAATTACATGATCTTACCTCAAGTTCCTGGATCAATCTTCAAAATCGTAACAGCAACAGCTGCGATAGAAAATGTTGATTTACGCGGTAGAAGGTTTAACTGTGATCTGAACCTGTATGGAGACAAGCCTGCTTCTCGATTACTTGGCCAGCTTGATTTTGTTGATAGTTTTGCACAAAGCTGTAATAACACATTTGCTGAACTAGCTAATGAAATGATTAGTGTAAACGATAATATTATTGATGAATATGCTGAAAAGCTTGGACTCACTACACCTGTTGGTTGGAATGGAGAGGTTTTCCATTATCGTTCATTTTCCCATTTCCCAGAAGAAGTAGCGAGTATAATATGGAAAGATGAACGAGATAAGGGAGCCGAACGAGCTATTGCTCAAACTGCAATTGGTCAAAAAGAAGTTCGTATAAGTCCATTGGCAGTAGCTAATATGGTTGCAACAATTGCAGATGATGGTAGAGTGAAGCAAGTGCGTGGAGTTGATAAAATCATTTATAAAAATGGGGCAGTTCTCTTTGAATTTCCAAAACAAACACTTGCAGATGAAAAATTATCTCCATATACAATTAGTAAGCTTCAGCAATTATTAAGAGAAGTAGTTGAATCAGGTACAGGAAAAGTTTTTCGAACTTTGCCCTACACTGTTGCTGGAAAATCAGGAACAGCTGAAATAGGTTCAACAGGTTATGAGAATAAA